The sequence below is a genomic window from Alkalidesulfovibrio alkalitolerans DSM 16529.
TGCACCGGCTTCGCCATCGGCGGGGTGCCGCCCGTGGGCCACGCCGAGCAGATCGTGACCATCATGGACGAGGATTTGCAACAATACGTCGAAATATGGGCCGCTGCAGGCACACCGCACGCTGTTTTCAGGCTCACGCCCGACATCCTGCGGGAACTGGCCGAGCCCATCGTGGCGCGGATCGCCCAGGACTGACCCTCTTTTCGTCGCCAAAGCGCTTCGGGAAGTTGGATAAAGGCGTGTCACGGGTCCATGAGTCGTTTGCGAGGGCTCCCGGCGTGACCCGTCAGGGCGCGTGGTTTGCGCTGGCCTTGCGGGCGGCGAACTCCCGGCGCAGGCGGGCCATGACGTGGTCGTAGCCGCCTGGTCTGTGCGGCAGGGCGCAGCCCGAGCAATCCTTCACGCCCGTGGGCGTCAAGCGCGGCGAGCCGCCGCAGTCTTCGAGAAAATAGAGCGGACAAAAGCAAAACAGGCAGTTGAACTCCTCGGGCCGTTCGCAGGCGTGGCAGGGGAAGTACTCGCACTCGGCGTTGTTGAAGAAGCGGTGGCTGTTTTTCATGCCGCCTCCGGGGCCGTGGGGGCGCTTGCCGCTTCCATTGCGGGCGGCTTGAAGAGTCTGAGCCTGAGCGCGTTGCTGACCACCGAGACCGAGGACAGGGCCATGGCCGTGCCCGCGATCATCGGGTTCAGGGTCGGGCCGCCGAAGACGTGGAGCACGCCCATGGCCACGGGGATGCCCAGCACGTTGTAGCCGAAGGCCCAGAACAGATTCTGGCGGATGTTGCGCATGACCGCTCGCGACAGGGCCAGGGCCGTGACCACGCCGTGCAGTTCGCCGCGCATGAGCACAATGTCGCCCGCCTCCACGGCCACGTCCAGGCCCGTGCCCATGGCGAGGCCCACGTCGGCCTGGGCCAGGGCCGGGGCGTCGTTCACGCCGTCGCCGATCATGGCCACGCTCAATCCCTCGGCCTGAAGGGTTTGCACTTCCTGGGCTTTTCGTTCGGGCAGCACCCTGGCCGTCACGCGCGAGATGCCCGCCTGCCGCGCCACGGCTTGGGCCGTGGCCGTGGCATCGCCCGTGAGCATGACCACGGAGAGCCCCATGCGCGAAAGTTCGCGCACCACTGCCGGAGCCTCGTCCTTGAGCACGTCGCTGACGCCGATGATCCCGGCCGCTTGGCCGTCCACGGCCACGTGGACCGGAGTGCCGCCCGTCGCGGCGATCTCATCTGCGGCCGCCTCGTCGAAGCCCGCGTCCTGATCCCCGGAAATGCGCTCTCGGACGAACTCGTCGTTGCCCACGGCCACCTCGCGGCCGTTCACGCGCGCCGTGACGCCGCGTCCGGGCAAGGAGAGGAAGTCTTCTGCCTGCGCCAGGGCAAGCCCTTTGTCGCGCGCGGCTCGCACCACGGCCGCCGCCAGGGGGTGCTCGCTGCCGACCTCGGCCGAGGCCGCAAGGGCCAAAAGCTCGTCATCGGATATGCCGCGCGCGGGCGAAAGGCGGGAGACCTCTGGCCTGCCGCGCGTCAGGGTTCCGGTCTTGTCGAAGACCACGGCGCGCACGCCCTCGGCCGCCTGCAATGCCTCGCCGCTCTTGATGAGCACCCCGGCCTGCGCGCCCCGGCCCATGCCGACCATGAGCGAGGTGGGCACGGCCAGCCCCATGGCGCAGGGGCAGGCGATGACCAGGACGGCGATGAAGATGCGCAGGGCGAAGGTGAACTCCGCGCCCGCGGCCAGCCAGGCCAGACCCGAGGCCAGCGCGAGGGCCATGACGATAGGCACGAAATAGTAGCTGACCCGGTCGGCAAGTCCGGCGATGGGGGCCTTGGAGCCCTGCGCGCGGCGCACCATTTCCACGATGCGCGCGAGGGTGGTGTCCGCGCCCACGCGCGCGGCCTCGATGGTCAGCGCGCCGCTTTGGTTCATGGTTCCGCCGGTCACGGCCGCTCCCGGCTCCTTGGCGACGGGCATGGACTCGCCCGTGAGCATGGATTCGTCCACGCTGGAGCGGCCCGAGACGACCACGCCGTCCACGGGCAGGCGCGTGCCGGGCCTTACGAGCAGCCGGTCGCCGGGCTCCACGTCCTCGATGGAGACCTCGCGCTCACCCTCGTCCGTGACCAGCACGGCCGTGTCCGGGGTCATCTCCATGAGCTTTTCGATGGCGCTCGACGTTTTGAGCTTGGCCCTGGCCTCCAGGTATTTGCCGAGAGAAATCAAGGCCAGGAGCACGCCAGTGGTCTCGAAGTAGAGGTCGTGCGCCCGGGCCACGGCGTCGATGCCAAGCGCGATCTCCACGAGTTGCCACAGGCTGTAGACCAGGGCCGCGCCAGTGCCCACGGCCACGAGCGAGTCCATGTTCGGCGCGCGCCGCAAAAGCGCGGGAAACCCCTGGAAATAGAAGCGCCGCCCGATCCAGACGATGGGCAGGGTGAGCAGGCACTGGGCCGAGGCGAAGGCCAGCGGCGCGGTCATGGGGTCGAGCGCGGCGGGCAGCGGCAGGCCGAACATGTGGCCCATGCTGATAATGAACAGCGGGACGACGAAGACGAAGGCCAGTCCCACCTCGCGGCGCATGGCGAGAAGCCGCGCCAGGGCCTCGCGCCGCTTGGCCTCCTGGGCGTCGCGGCCCGAGGTGCGGGTGTGGGCGGTGAAGCCCAGTCCCGCGATGGCCTCCTTGACGGCCCGGGGCGAAACCAGGGCCGGGTCGTGGACCACGCGGCCGGTATTGTTCGCGAGGTTGACCTGGACCTCGCGCACGCCCGGCGTCTTGGCGAGCACGCGCTCGATGCGCGCCTGGCAGGCCGCGCAGTGCATGCCGCCGATGTCGAGCAGCAGTTCGTTCTCGTCAGGGGGCTGTTCGAGGCTGAAGCCGAGGTCGGCCACGGCCTTGGCGATGGCCTGGGGCGACAGCGCGTCCGGGTCGTATTCCACGGCCATGGTTTCGGCGGCCAGGTTCACCGCCACCTCGCGCACGCCCGGCGTCTTGGCGAGGACGCGTTCGATGCGCGCCTGGCAGGCCGCGCAGTGCATCCCCTTGACCGGGGCTTCCAGCCGAATGGTCTTCTTTTCCGCTTGGCCTTCCATGGGGTATGGAGTATGCGCCGGGAACACGGCCGTGGCAAGGCCGAGTGACACGCTTTTTTCACTCATAGGGATCAACATGCGATACGATGACGACGATTTCGACCCGACGATCAAGTCCCGCTCCCAGGTCAAGCGCGAGATGCACGCCCTGCAAAAGCTCGGCGAGCGGCTGGTGAGCCTGTCGCCCGCGCGGCTCAAAAAGCTCGGCCTGTCCGATGATCTTTACGAGGCCGTGCTGCTCGCGGCGCGCATCACGGACAACGAAGGCCGCCGCCGCCAGATCCAGTACCTGGGCCGCCTGATGCGCGAGACGGACACGGCCGCCGTGGAAGCCCTGTTCACCGAGGTCGACGAGGCCAAGGCCCTGGACGCGGCGCGTTTCAAGCGCCTGGAGCGCTGGCGCGACGGTCTCATCGCGGGCGATGCGGCCATCCTCGACGAAATCCTGGCCGAGTTCCCGGACCTCGACGTGCAGCGCGCGCGTCAGCTCGCCAGAACTGCCGCGGGCGAGGCCAAAAAGGGCAAGCCGCCGCGCTCCTCGCGCGAGTTGTTCCGCATCCTGCGCAAACACCTGGAGCAATCGACCTGTCCGGCCGCTTTGGACGAGTCGGGCCAGTGCGACGACGCAGCCTCAGACGACACCGAAACCGCTTCCTGATCATCCGTCGGCACGTGCCCGGCAACCCCGTACCAGTTTGACGGATAGGGGTGCTGTGTGTATTTGTTTCGTGGCACGATTTTCTTTATAATATACTTTTTCGGGATGAATTCGGAGGTTCGCATGCGTTTTCACCGCCTCTTTCCGCTTCTCGTATTTGTCTCCGTTCTTCTGGTCGCGCCGTGCGCTTCGGCGCGTACCGTGGTGGACGCCATGGGCCGCACCGTGACCATCCCCGAAACCGTGGAGCGGGTCATCTGTTCGGGATCGGGCAGCCTGCGTCTGCTGACCTACCTCGGGGCGCAGGACTTGATCGTGGCCGTGGACAGCATCGAGAAGCGCGGCGCGCAGGTGGACGCGCGGCCTTACGCCATCGCCAATCCGCAGTTCAAGGACTATCCGCTTTTCGGGGAGTTCAGGGGATTTGACAATCCCGAACTGATCGTCGGCCTCGACCCCCAGCCCCAGGTCATCCTCAAGACCTACGCGACCTCGGGTCATGACCCCATCCAGTTGCAGGAAAAGACCGGTATTCCGGTTGTGGTCGTCAACTACGGCAACCTGACCCATGGCCGCGCCGACCTGAACGCCGCGCTCAGGATCATGGCCGAGGTGGTCGGCAAGGCCGGGCGCGCCGAAGAGGTCATCGCCTATTTCGACGCGGCCGAGGCCGATCTGCGGCGGCGCGCGGCCCTTGTGTCCGAGGCGGCGCGGCCGAGTTGCTACGTCGGCGGTCTGGCCATGCGCGGCGGCCACGGCTTTCGCTCCACCGAACCGGCGTACGCGCCGTTCGCGTTCCTTGGCGCGCGCAACGTGGCCGCCTCCCTGGCCACGGGAGCGGAATTGTCGCACGCGGACGTCTCCAAGGAGCAGATCATCGTCTGGGATCCGGAAATCGTCTTCCTCGACGTGGCCACAACGCGCTTGAGCGGCCAGGCGAGCGGGCTTGAGGAGTTGCGCACCGACCCGGCCTATGCCGGGCTTTCAGCCGCCAACAAGGGGCGGGTCTACGGCGTCTTGCCCTACAATTCCTACACGCAGAACTTCGACTCCATCCTGGCCAACGCCTACTTCATCGGCAAGACGCTCTACCCCGAAGCCTTCGCCGACGTAGAGCCCGTGGCCAAGGCCGACGAGATATACACGTTCCTCGTGGGCAAGCCGGTTTTCGACAGGCTGCAAAGCGACTTCGAGGGGATGGTTTTCGCGCCGATCAAAGTGCGGCCGTAGACGCGCAACGGTGGGACGAAACGCGTGAGCCATTTCGAGCACGGGGAGATTCCCCGCGAGTACAGCGCCTACATCGGCCGCAAGACGTTCTTCCTGACCGCGTGCCTGGTCACGACCCTCGCGCTGCTCGTGGCCGGGGTGTCGCTTGGCGCGGTCAGCATCCCCATGGCCGAGGTCGTGCGCATCCTGCTGGGCGTCGGCGAGCCGTCGCGCTTCGAGGCCATCATCTGGCACATCCGCCTGCCCCACGCCCTGGCCGCCGTGGCCGCCGGGGCAGGGCTCGCGGCGGCGGGCACGGCCATGCAGTCCATCTTGCGCAACCCCTTGGGCTCCCCCTTCACCCTGGGCATTTCGCAGGCCGGGGCCTTCGGCGCGGCCTTCGCGGTCATGGTCCTTGGCTCTGGCGTCATGCAGAGCACGAGCGTGGGCGCGGTGACCATCAGCGACCCCATGCTGACCACGGCCTGCGCCTTCGTCTTCTGCCTGGCGGCCTCCCTGGTCATCATCGCCGTGGCCCGGATGCGCGGGGCCACGCCCGAGGTCATGGTCCTGTGCGGCGTGGCCCTGGGCGCGCTGTTCACGGCCGGCTCCATGTTCCTGCAGTATTTCGCGGACGACGTGCAGCTCGCGGCCATGGTCTTTTGGACCTTCGGCGACGTTGGTCGCGCGGGCTGGCGCGAAGTCGGCATCCTGTTCGCCGTGGTCGTGCCCTCCATCATCTACTTCTCGCTCAACCGCTGGCGCTACAACGCCATCGACGCGGGCGACGAGACGGCCCGGGGGCTTGGCGTGCGTGTTTCCCGCGTGCGCCTCGCGGGCATGCTGGTGGCTTCGCTGCTCACGGCCACCATCGTCTCCTTCCTTGGAGTGATCGGCTTCGTGGGGCTCGTGTGTCCCCACATCGTGCGCCGCATCATCGGCGACGACCACCGCTTTCTCCTGCCCGCAAGCTGCCTTGTGGGCGCGGCGCTGCTTTTGGCTTCGGACATGGCCGCGCGCCTCGTCCTGGCCCCGCACGTGCTGCCCGTCTCCATCCTCACAGCCATGCTCGGCGCGCCAGCGTTCCTCTCCATGCTCATCACGGGGGTGCGGCGATGAGCCTTAGGGTGGACGGGCTGTCCTTCGCCTACAACGGGCAAAGCGTGATCGAGGCCATCGGTTTCGCCGTCAAGCCGGGCGAGCTTTTGGCCGTGCTCGGGCCAAACGGCGTGGGCAAGACCACGCTGTTGCGCTGCATCTGCGCCATGCTCAAGCCCAAGGGCGGGGCCGTGTTCGTGGAAGGCGGCGACGTGATGCGCATGCGCCGGGAGGAGATCGCCAAGCATCTTGGCTACGTGGCGCAGCGCGGCGAAACGGGCCGCATGACCGCCTACGACGCCGTGCTGCTCGGCCGCATGCCGCACATGGGCCTTCGGCCCTCGCGGCGCGATCTGTGCCTGGTGGACGCGGCCCTGCGCCAAGTGGGCCTCTCCCACCTTGCGCTGCGCCCCATCGACAGCATGAGCGGCGGGGAGTTCCAGCGCGTGTGCATCGCCCGCGCCTTGGTGCAGGAGCCGCGCGTGCTCCTGCTCGACGAACCGACAAGCTCCCTTGATCTGCGCAATCAGATCGGTATTCTCGACACCTTGCGCGGCATCATCAGGGGCCACGGCGTGGCCGCCGTGATGACCATGCACGATCTGAACACGGCGCTACGCTATGCGGACGCCTTCCTCTTCGTCCGCGAGGGGCGCGTCCACGCCCTGTGCGGCCGCGACGACGTCTGCGCGCGGGTCGTCGAGGACGTTTACGGCGTACCCGTCGATATCATCCATCACCAGGGGCTGCCAGTCGTCCTGCCCCGGAATCGAACCCCCACGGAGGAACCATGGCCTGCACCCTGAATCCTGAAACCATCGCCAAGGTCGTGGCCTTTCACGGCCATTCCTGCCCCGGCCTGACCATCGGGCTTCGCGCCGCCGAGATGGCCCTGCGCGAGCTCGGCGAGCCGAGCGGCGACTGGGTCTGCATCACGGAGACCGACATGTGCGGCGTGGACGCCATCCAGGCCCTGACCGGCTGCACCTTCGGCAAGGGCAATCTGGTGCACAGGGATTACGGCAAGATGGCCTTCACTTTCTTCGACCGCGCGGCGGGCAAGGGTTTTCGGCTTTTGCTCCGGCCAGAGGCGCGCGGCGGCACGGACAAGGAGATGGGGCGACTCATGGGCCGCATCCAGGACGGCCTGGCCACGCCCGAGGAGAAGGCGCGCGCGGCCGAGCTGCGCGAGGGGTTGCAGCGTCGCCTGATGTCCCTCGATCTGGGCGAGATGTTCAGCCTGAGCGTGGTGGACGCGCCCCCGGTCAGGCCCGCGCGCATCCTGCAAAGCCTGGTCTGCGAGGAGTGCGGCGAGCGGGCCATGGAGTCGCGCACGCGCCGCTTCGCGGGCAAGACGCTTTGCCTGCCGTGTTTCACCGAGGTCGAGCAAAAGGTCTGAAGGCGAAAGGGCAAAGGACGGCGAGCCCTCGCGGCCTGGAGATGGCGGCGCGGGAATCCTGGCCGGGCCGATCAGACGGCGACGTTGAGGAGCGAGCCCCTGGGCAGGTCCAAGGCGGAGTTCGAGGCGGCCACGGCCTGGCCGAAGAGGCCGTTAAGACCAGCCGTGGAGGCTTTCTGGAGGTCGTTTGACGCGCCAGGATCGTGCGTGAGTTGCTCCTCCAGGCGATCGAGCATCTCGGTCAGCCCTTCGCGCAGCCCCTTGGCCAGCCCCTTGTCCTTGATGGAGTCGAGCAGCAGCGATTCTGCCGAGGCCGCAGCCTCCGGCCCGAAGCGCTCGGCAATGCCCGCCACGGCCATGGAAATGGTGCGGCCCGCGTCCGAGGGCAGGACGGTGTTCGTGTAGAGCTTTTCGTTCAGGCCGTTGTCGAAATAATCGTTCACCTGGACGTTCAGGTCCGCGTTCAGCTTGTGCGCCAGGGCATCCCCGGCCGCGATGCCGTGGTTTTTGTCCATGAAGCGGACGGCCGCGAGCATGCCCTTGCCGAGCGCCGTCTCGTCGACGGTCCCGCCTCCGGCGTATCCGGCCATGATGCCCATGAAGGCCCGGCCGGTCTGCTCCCCGTAGCTCTCGGCCAGCCAGCGCGAGGCATCGACCAGGGCCCGGGAAAGCTCCTGGCCGTTCAGCCCGCCGTTTTCGCCGATGACGGCCGTTTCGGCCAGACGCGAGACGATCATCTCCGCATCTTCAAGGGTCCGCGTCTGGGCGGCCTGGCGGTCGAGACGCGCGGCCGCGACCTGGGGCATGATGCCCCCGCCTTGCGTGCCCGAGGCGGACGTGGCGCCGAAGATGGACCCCTGGCCGTAGCTCAGGGCGAGCGGAGAGACGTTCATATTCGCCCTATCGGATGCGCTCGGAAAAACTTGAGGTCCGGCGCGGGGAAAAAACCTGGTTGAACGGGGCGGGCGTGTTCTCCGGTCAGGAAGAGGCGGTCTCAAGGAGCTTCGCGGTCGTAGGAAAACACGAATTGAACGCGCCGGATACCGACTGGAGAGGAAGTTGCGGCCGTCTCCGGGGCCGCTCATCGCTTTGGAGCGGAGTTCGGCAACGGCCCGCTATGCCCGCTGGCTGCCGGAGACGCGGCCGAGCGCTTCCTTGGCGCGGCGCACGAAGGCCCTGACCTTGGCCTCGTCCTTGTCGCCACGCTCGTTTTCGAGGCCGGTGTGGGCGTCCACGCCAAAGGGCCGGACCGCGCGCACGGCCGCCGCCACGTTGTCTGGGGTGAGCCCGCCCGCGAGCAGCAGCGGCACGGGCAGGGCGTGCGCCAGCGCCGCGCTCACGGACCAGTCGTGCGTCTTGCCCGTGGCCCCGCGCGCGCCGCTTTCGGGATCGAAGGTGTCGGTGATGCAGGCGTCCACGAACGGGGCCAGGGCGAGACCGCGCGCGACGAGCGCGTCATGATCCTCACCATGCACCACCAAGGCGGCGATGAGTCCCAGCTCTGGGGCCGCGTTTCGAAGCTCCGCCACCACGCCCGGCGCGACGTCGGCGTGCAGTTGCACCCAGCGCGCGCCGAGAAGACGCGCCAGATCGGCCACGGCTGCGGGGTCGGTCTCGTAGGTGATGAGGCAGGCGCGCGTGGGCGGCACGCAGGCGTGGATGAGGCGCGCGGTCTCGTCCTCGCTCAAGTCCGGCGTGTGCACGGGCAGGCGCAGGGGAAAGCCGAGCAGATCGACCCCGGCCGCGAGCAGCATGCGCGCCTCTGCGCGGGAGCGCACGCCCGCGACCTGCACCGTGCGCGGGGCGAGAAGGGGTCGGAGGGCGTCAGACGGCAGGGTAGTAATCCAGGCCCAAAAGGACCTGCTCCTTGTTCGAGAGATCGCCGATGACGCGGCGAAGCGGCAGGGGCAATTCCTTGATAAGCATGGGCGTGGCCAGGATCTTTTCATCCTGGGCGAGTTGCGGGCGTTCCAGGATGTCGATGATGAACAATTCGTACTGACCGCCAAGTTCCTCTTCGCAAATGCGGCGCAGGTTGGCTGCGGCCCGCACCGAGGCCGAGGTGTGCCCGGTGACGTACAGCTTGAGGACGTATTTGCTCATTGCTTCCCCCCGTTTACCGTCCATGCCTTGTTCACTCTTTTCAGTCAAGATGGCGTCGGGGGCGGGGGCGACAGCGGGCGAGCTGGCGGAAGTTTGAGGCGACCACGGCGAGATAGACGACATTGAGCAGGAT
It includes:
- a CDS encoding ABC transporter ATP-binding protein, giving the protein MSLRVDGLSFAYNGQSVIEAIGFAVKPGELLAVLGPNGVGKTTLLRCICAMLKPKGGAVFVEGGDVMRMRREEIAKHLGYVAQRGETGRMTAYDAVLLGRMPHMGLRPSRRDLCLVDAALRQVGLSHLALRPIDSMSGGEFQRVCIARALVQEPRVLLLDEPTSSLDLRNQIGILDTLRGIIRGHGVAAVMTMHDLNTALRYADAFLFVREGRVHALCGRDDVCARVVEDVYGVPVDIIHHQGLPVVLPRNRTPTEEPWPAP
- a CDS encoding cysteine-rich small domain-containing protein; translated protein: MKNSHRFFNNAECEYFPCHACERPEEFNCLFCFCPLYFLEDCGGSPRLTPTGVKDCSGCALPHRPGGYDHVMARLRREFAARKASANHAP
- a CDS encoding FecCD family ABC transporter permease, whose translation is MSHFEHGEIPREYSAYIGRKTFFLTACLVTTLALLVAGVSLGAVSIPMAEVVRILLGVGEPSRFEAIIWHIRLPHALAAVAAGAGLAAAGTAMQSILRNPLGSPFTLGISQAGAFGAAFAVMVLGSGVMQSTSVGAVTISDPMLTTACAFVFCLAASLVIIAVARMRGATPEVMVLCGVALGALFTAGSMFLQYFADDVQLAAMVFWTFGDVGRAGWREVGILFAVVVPSIIYFSLNRWRYNAIDAGDETARGLGVRVSRVRLAGMLVASLLTATIVSFLGVIGFVGLVCPHIVRRIIGDDHRFLLPASCLVGAALLLASDMAARLVLAPHVLPVSILTAMLGAPAFLSMLITGVRR
- a CDS encoding phosphoribosylanthranilate isomerase, which gives rise to MRSRAEARMLLAAGVDLLGFPLRLPVHTPDLSEDETARLIHACVPPTRACLITYETDPAAVADLARLLGARWVQLHADVAPGVVAELRNAAPELGLIAALVVHGEDHDALVARGLALAPFVDACITDTFDPESGARGATGKTHDWSVSAALAHALPVPLLLAGGLTPDNVAAAVRAVRPFGVDAHTGLENERGDKDEAKVRAFVRRAKEALGRVSGSQRA
- a CDS encoding FmdE family protein: MACTLNPETIAKVVAFHGHSCPGLTIGLRAAEMALRELGEPSGDWVCITETDMCGVDAIQALTGCTFGKGNLVHRDYGKMAFTFFDRAAGKGFRLLLRPEARGGTDKEMGRLMGRIQDGLATPEEKARAAELREGLQRRLMSLDLGEMFSLSVVDAPPVRPARILQSLVCEECGERAMESRTRRFAGKTLCLPCFTEVEQKV
- the kaiB gene encoding circadian clock protein KaiB, whose protein sequence is MSKYVLKLYVTGHTSASVRAAANLRRICEEELGGQYELFIIDILERPQLAQDEKILATPMLIKELPLPLRRVIGDLSNKEQVLLGLDYYPAV
- a CDS encoding iron ABC transporter substrate-binding protein; its protein translation is MRFHRLFPLLVFVSVLLVAPCASARTVVDAMGRTVTIPETVERVICSGSGSLRLLTYLGAQDLIVAVDSIEKRGAQVDARPYAIANPQFKDYPLFGEFRGFDNPELIVGLDPQPQVILKTYATSGHDPIQLQEKTGIPVVVVNYGNLTHGRADLNAALRIMAEVVGKAGRAEEVIAYFDAAEADLRRRAALVSEAARPSCYVGGLAMRGGHGFRSTEPAYAPFAFLGARNVAASLATGAELSHADVSKEQIIVWDPEIVFLDVATTRLSGQASGLEELRTDPAYAGLSAANKGRVYGVLPYNSYTQNFDSILANAYFIGKTLYPEAFADVEPVAKADEIYTFLVGKPVFDRLQSDFEGMVFAPIKVRP
- the yjgA gene encoding ribosome biogenesis factor YjgA — translated: MRYDDDDFDPTIKSRSQVKREMHALQKLGERLVSLSPARLKKLGLSDDLYEAVLLAARITDNEGRRRQIQYLGRLMRETDTAAVEALFTEVDEAKALDAARFKRLERWRDGLIAGDAAILDEILAEFPDLDVQRARQLARTAAGEAKKGKPPRSSRELFRILRKHLEQSTCPAALDESGQCDDAASDDTETAS
- a CDS encoding heavy metal translocating P-type ATPase, translating into MSEKSVSLGLATAVFPAHTPYPMEGQAEKKTIRLEAPVKGMHCAACQARIERVLAKTPGVREVAVNLAAETMAVEYDPDALSPQAIAKAVADLGFSLEQPPDENELLLDIGGMHCAACQARIERVLAKTPGVREVQVNLANNTGRVVHDPALVSPRAVKEAIAGLGFTAHTRTSGRDAQEAKRREALARLLAMRREVGLAFVFVVPLFIISMGHMFGLPLPAALDPMTAPLAFASAQCLLTLPIVWIGRRFYFQGFPALLRRAPNMDSLVAVGTGAALVYSLWQLVEIALGIDAVARAHDLYFETTGVLLALISLGKYLEARAKLKTSSAIEKLMEMTPDTAVLVTDEGEREVSIEDVEPGDRLLVRPGTRLPVDGVVVSGRSSVDESMLTGESMPVAKEPGAAVTGGTMNQSGALTIEAARVGADTTLARIVEMVRRAQGSKAPIAGLADRVSYYFVPIVMALALASGLAWLAAGAEFTFALRIFIAVLVIACPCAMGLAVPTSLMVGMGRGAQAGVLIKSGEALQAAEGVRAVVFDKTGTLTRGRPEVSRLSPARGISDDELLALAASAEVGSEHPLAAAVVRAARDKGLALAQAEDFLSLPGRGVTARVNGREVAVGNDEFVRERISGDQDAGFDEAAADEIAATGGTPVHVAVDGQAAGIIGVSDVLKDEAPAVVRELSRMGLSVVMLTGDATATAQAVARQAGISRVTARVLPERKAQEVQTLQAEGLSVAMIGDGVNDAPALAQADVGLAMGTGLDVAVEAGDIVLMRGELHGVVTALALSRAVMRNIRQNLFWAFGYNVLGIPVAMGVLHVFGGPTLNPMIAGTAMALSSVSVVSNALRLRLFKPPAMEAASAPTAPEAA